The Ascochyta rabiei chromosome 18, complete sequence DNA segment TTGAATCGCTCTCCCAAATTGTACCGAGGACCGAGAGCGTTTCCAATGACCTTGTGAGATTCTAAAATGTGTGAATCAGTCGTTTAGGGTTAGTGCACGGAAGAGTTGCGGGAGAGGACAAGTCTCCCGTACCGCGCGAAGAGGGGTTTGTGATATCACAATACATAACTACAGGCATACTTTGTGAACTTGGTATTTTCCAGTAGTTGAAGTGATGCTACCCCAACTTCAAGGCTGTCGAATTTTAAAGTTGAGACTCTATCTTGACTATATTATGTCATGGTCTGCCAATCTCCAGATATAGAGGGGAGGAGCCGCCACCCACTACCTGTTGCCATCTACCTGCTGCTACGTACTGAACAGCATATACGTATAAAAAGAACCGTGGCTTAGTACTCAATATAGTATACGTTTACTCTGCCCACGCTAGTGATGCGTGCAGTCCTGTAATGTTAAAAGTAAAGGAGTAAGGCTCTACCCAGGCATCCAGCTATAGGACTCTTTAGCTAGATTGCAGCGCAGCCCTAAAAGTACGTAAAATAGCAAATTATCAGCGTCTAATTAAAatttattgtcctagatcAATTTCTTAAATTTATTAGGGGCTTGTAAAGCGCTGGTCCTAGTAGATTGCACGCTGTTAACAGAAGTTGGAGGTCAAAATAGTGTAGAGAAGAATCTAGGGGTCTTGAAATATCCACAACACTAATCTAACGCTAAGATAATATCAAGGTCACATCGCAGAACCCCTATTGCGCGGTACGGTCAGATAAACCTTAATAAACTTTTAAGCCACAGAGAGATCTATCAACCGTTGTTAATGAATCCAACGCTGCACTTCTCACTTGAGTAAAGCATGAAAAAACCTACACATTTGACCAGGCGGTTTACGCCCTTCATTAATATCACCAGCGCCGTTGTGTGTTGCTGGTCCACTCGCGCCACATATCTTGAAACCAATGTTACTCACCTGTGATAAAACACTAATTTAGCTAATAGGAAAGAAAAAACAATATTTAAACTCTATTTTATCCTTCTTGTTATTAACTCTTCGCTGCCAGCATCCAGATCACGACTCCCATAATACAAAATCTGACATGCAGCCGTGGCATGCGACTGTCCAGCACCAAgctatctaggtgttgcCAATCTTTCATGCCGGTAGCAGTGCAGATGCATGACGGGCTTGCTGTCAGCAGAAGTAATAGCTTCATTCGCGGTTATTGTTAGGGTGTTGCAGGTGCGCTCGAAAAAGCATCTTTTATTGATGGATGAACGTTTTTAGGGTAATTTTATAATTATGGTAAACGCAACAAATCTTGCAATTACAGACACGAGCGTCGGCCAATCTGAAAGATCTATTTAAGGGAAAATCCTTGTATCTGTTGTAACGTTTACGATCCTCATTACTGGCGGTTATGGTGACCAACCAGAACAAGTCTTATAGCTGCGAGCTAGAGCGAAATAGGTTCACCACCGTCATCGATGTTTGCTGGTCGCAGTGACCTGCATTCGTTGCTAATAACCCTGCGATTACAACCTTGACTCTGAGAACTGATCCCAACGCTTACGCCCACACAATCAGTAGCCGTTCACCTCATCACGTTTATCTTCGATAGCGACCCGTGGTGGTGACGTTCGGCGTTGTGAAGCTACGAGCTTCTGTTGGATGTTGCACCGCCTTGGTACCTCGGATTTCATTCAGTCCGCGTGCGCTGCGTACGGACACTCGGACACCGCAGCTCATGTCCATGGCTGTTTGGCTCGACAAATACAAATGCTCTCTTTCTTTCTATTACATCAACTGTCTACATATCGGAACTGACGGCAGACACCAACGACACGAATAAGCTTATGCGGAGCCCCGATACAATGACCGCGCCCAATGAGCGAGCGATAGCTGAAAATGTTGTCCCCAACAAAGTCGACACAGAGAAGAAATCTGCGGGCGACGAAAAGTTGAACGAAGCGTCGAAAGACGGCTTAATCACAGAAGACAAGGAAGGAAGCTTGAAAGACTACTTCGTAAGTTACAGACAGATCCAAGATGTTGGAAGCAAGCTCACATGCACGCTTGCAGCGTATATTCACGTATGCTAGCACCAGCGATCGAATTCTGTATACTGCTGGGTTTGCAGGTGCTATCGCCGTCGGCGCTGCCCTACCATTAATGACTTTGATTTTCGGCAAATCTACTGCGGAGTTCAACCAGCAGGCCACAAGTCAGGACAGCTCAAATTTTACGAAAAACATTAACAGTCTTGTCCTCTATTTCATATACTTGTTTGTTGCTCGCTTTGTCATCGGCTATCTGAGTACTTTGTGCATTTGCATCGCCGCGGCCAGAACGACATGCGCCTTACGAGAGGATTTCCTAGACAAGCTGCTACGACAAGACGTAGCGCATTTCGACAAAGAAGGTAGCGGATCTGCTGCGACCCAGGTAACCACAAGTAAGAGATGCTCATCTGATACTGAACTGGCCTTTGCTAACGCTATAATCCAGATGGCAACAGAATCAACCAAGGCATCGCCGAAAAATTGTATACGTGCATTCAAGGCATGTCACTGTTTTTCTCTGGCTTCATTGTAGCGCTGGCCGTTCAATGGAAGCTTGCTCTGATTGTGATGAGCATAATACCTGCTATTTTCCTGATCACTGGAGTGTGTATCGGCCTTGATGCCCCAATTGAAGCTAAAGTGGTCAGCCCAATCAATACCTGTTATTTTGACCAAATTTAACTAATGAACTCCCGTTTAGACCAAGATCTACTCTCAAGCTGGTACATTAGCTCAAGATGCAATCAGCTCGATCCGGACTATTCATGCCTTCGGGGCGCACGAGAAAATCGTCGCGAATTACGAAACCTACCTGCAGAGAGCGCACAAAGAAGGCAACAAGAAGTCTGTCATCTACGGAGTTCTGTTCTCTGGACAGACTTTCCTGGTCATGTCTGGTACTGCCTTGGCCTTCTGGCAGGGCTTCCGGATGTTTCAAAGTAGAGAAATTGGCGACGTGGGCACAGTATTCACCGTTGTGCTGAGCGTCGTTCTTGGTGCTACTGCAACCCTTCTCATTTTCCCACAGTTTCAGGCCATCACAAATGCTTCGTCAGCTGCTGGCGAGCTGTTTTCAATCATTGACAGTCCACCTACGCTCGATCCATTGTCAACCGAGGGTTTACAGCCCTCCAGCTGCACTGGAGAAATCGTCGTTAATGATCTCCGCTTCGCTTATCCTGCCCGACCGAGCGCCCAAGTTTTACAGAGCCTGAGCTTATCTATACCAGCTGGAAAGACAACAGCCCTAGTTGGACCTAGTGGCTGTGGAAAATCGACTTTGGTGGGTCTACTCGAGCGATGGTATCAGCCCACATCCGGTCAGATCTTTCTCGATGGTCTTGATATTGCGGAGTACAACACAAAGTGGTTGCGAAGCAATATTCGCCTTATACAACAAGAGCCCACCCTGTTTCAAGGAACGATCTACGAGAACATTTCCAAAGGTCTGATTGGGGCCCAAAAACATCTAtcagaagaagaaaagatgGAAATTATCCAAGAAGCCTGTAAGACCAGCAATGCGCATGACTTCATCGAGGCAATGCCGGAAGGCTATCACACGCAAGTCGGCGAGAGAGCAAGCATGCTCAGTGGTGGTCAACGACAGCGTATTGCTATCGCTCGAAGTATCGTATCGAACCCCAAGATTCTGCTATTTGATGAAGCGACCAGCGCGTTAGATCCCCGCTCAGAGAAGGTCGTACAGAGCGCACTGAATCGTGCTTCAGTAAACAAAACCACTTTGATCATCGCTCACAAGCTTGCTACTGTTATGGCGGCCGACAATATCGTTGTCATGAAGGATGGCCAGATCCACGAGCAAGGCACACACTATAAACTTATTGAGAGTGATGGTCTCTATGCCGCGATGGTACGTGCGCAAGACCTTGGTACAAAAGTCAATGACCAAGATACCCAAGATGAGCTATTGAAAACTGCATATCTTGAGGAGGATCTGGCCCCCAAAGCCACATTTCAAAGAACGCGATCTCACAAAGACACGACTGAGCTCGAACGCGAAGTGGAACAACTCGCTGCCGGCACTCTTGGCTATTCTCTTACCAGATGCATCTGGATAATGCTGAAGGAAAACAAAGATGTCTACTACTGGTATGCTGCCACGATTGCTGGAGGGGTCATCGGGGGCGGCACCTACCCAGCACAAGCCATCATCTTTTCCCGTCTTGTTCGAGTGTTCACGTTACAAGGATCCGAAGCACAGGACCAAGCCAACTTCTGGGCGTTGATGTTCTTCGTTTTGGCGCTGGCCAACCTCTTCGCGTACTTTACCATTGGACTTGCATGCAATAACATCGGACAAACTTTGACACACCGATATCGCAGAGAGATGATCGAGCGTATCATCAGCTTTGATCAAGACTTCTTCGACCGCCCAGAAAACTCATCTGGTTCATTGACCTCAAAGCTGTCATCCGCGCCTACAGCGCTACAAGAGCTCATGTCTGCGAATCTAGGTCTTATGTTCAACATCTTAGTCAACATCACTGCCAGTAGTGCGCTGGGCATAGCTTACGGATGGAAGCTTGGAATCACTCTTGTGTTTGGAGGACTGACCATCATTGTGGCTGCCGGATACTATCGAATTCGACTCGACCAGAAACTCGAAGCTAGTACAGAAGAACATTTTTCAGGTAGTGCTGGACTAGCGACTGAGGCCGTCACCTCCATCCGAACAGTCAGTATGCTTACACTCGAAACGTCTATCATACGTCGATACAGCCACATACTTCGCATCATCACGAACAAAGTCGTCAGGAATCTTATCTTTACGCTCATTCCATATGCACTCTCACAATCTGCAGACTTTTTAGTTATGGCACTCGGCTTCTGGTATGGATCACAGCTTATCGCAAAGGGCGAGTACGACACAACGCAATTCTTTGTTATCTTCATAGCTATTGTCTTCGGCGGCCAGGGCGTTGCACAATCCTTTATGTACTCGACATCGATCACAAAAGCGAAAGGAAGTGCCAACTATATCCTGTGGTTGCGTTCTATCAAACCTACTATTCGAGAATCCAACGAGACAAATGGTAAAGGCCCGTCCTCAGATGGAATCATAGCAATGGAGGAAGTCGAGTTCAGATACAAGCAGCGTAACACGTCTAGGGTGCTGAGGGGAATCTCTATGAAGATCAAGCCTGGCACATTCGCCGCCTTCGTTGGCCCGTCAGGCTGTGGCAAGAGTACGGTCGTCTCCCTGCTGCTTCGCTTTTACGACCCAATATCCGGCCGCATTACAATGAACGATCAGGACATATCCCTCATGTCTCCCCAACTCTATCGACGCTACATGTCTCTTGTCCAGCAAGAGCCACCGTTGTACCTTGGCTCTGTGCGCGAAAACATATCCCTCGGTCTCGAACATGAGCCTTCTGACGCAGAAGTTCAGGAAGCATGTCGTCAAGCCAACGCCTTAGAGTTTGTGACTTCGTTACCTGAAGGCTTCAACACACCTTGTGGATCAAAAGGCCTGCAATTTTCTGGCGGGCAGAGGCAGCGCATTGCAATTGCTAGAGCACTGATACGCGAGCCAAGATTGTTGCTGTTAGATGAGGCCACGTCGGCATTAGACACGCAGAGCGAAAGAATTGTGCAGAAAGCGCTGGATGAGGCCGCGATGACGCGGACGACTATCGCTGTCGCACATAGGTTGTAGGTATAGTATACTCAGTACAAGGGTGACGATCTTGCTGACAATAAATGCAGGAGCACAATTCGGCATGCTGATATCATCTTTGTTATGGAAGACGGGATAATCGCGGAAATGGGCACACACGAGGAATTGCAAGAACTAAGAGGAAGGTACTTTGCTACTTGTCTTGCACAGTCGCTTGATCAGGCATGAGCAGGTAGATTTTTAACTGGTATGATAGAACTTTGAAAAATTCAAGACTAAAAGGTATGCGCAAATGGACCATTTGATGAATGCAACTGCCATGATGTTGATGATCTGCGCGATCCACAGGTAGTATGCAAAGCGCATGAGATTGGGCAGTACCGACGGGTCCATGAAGTGACGCCCAAGGCCAGCTTCAATTTGGACTTGCGACATGGACTGGGCAATGATATTGAGCGCCTGGAATCGTCAGATCCCAACAGCAACCGAGATCTAGGGATGATCAACTCACAGCGGCGATGATCAACAGGTAATCAGATGCCATGAACCTACGCTTTTGCACAACGCCATACACGCCTCTCCAGACAAGAAAAACGGTACTAATGATCAACAGTGTCCATGTAGGAATCATAATCCTGAGTCGCTGGTCTGGCCATGATTGCGAAGCCGCCAGGATGTTGTCCATTGTGATGGGTGTCGTTCATGTGAATATGTGTGGATGCAACAAACGCTTAAGGGAGTTCTGTCAGTCCGTGGGAGTCCAGTGGGATTGAAAATATCCCCCTGAAATCAGAAAAAAGAGCGGCGTCTACCAGTCATCAGCTCGGACAGGTGTCTCGAACACGCAGAAATGTAGCCAGGCAGAATACAGTACGATTGAGGTCATCTCGGTCCAATTTCTCTTACGGTCTCCTTCCTGAGCGGCTCATTAGCCTTCCTTCGCGTCAATCAAGCAGGACCAGGAACAGCAGCCAACAGCTTTTGTTGTATTGGCTCGGGACCCTAACTCCATAGTCATCGAACTGCAGAGCGGGAAAAAGTACAGACATAATGCGTCACTTTGGCATTAGTACATATGCTTGATTCGTGTGTAGATACGAGATTAGTATACACTATGTATAAGTGAATTGCAAGTGTACTAAGAGGCATTGAGCACTCAGGTAGGGGTTAGCGAGGAGCTACCGGTAACGCGTTCAAGCGAGCCCAAGCCTGTACGAAGGAGCTGTTGTCTGATGCCGTATGTACTGCACATGAAATTGAACTAAGCTTGTTCGGTGCAAGACCTGGCAGATGTTAGCTCCTTCATACTCGATGTAGGCAAAAGCCTAAGTTGAGATTGCTCACGCACGGTATCGATAGAGTTATATACCAAGAATCGGCAAAGAAACGCAAACACACACGCTGTGTAGATCTATGTGTGCAGTATTGTCGCAAAAATTTGAGATAGGTGGTTCACTTAGTATAACAATTACTGGAGCGAGGACGTGGGGACTGTATGGCGTGTGTGGCGAAATTCACGTGGTTTTACAAAAGATACTACTCAAACATCGGGACATTGACAACCGATGCGTTGGCAATCGGCAACATGGACAGAAAAACCTCTCGATAAATCTTTGGCTTTTTTGATCGCTCATCATAGAGACATACTGTGTCCTATCAGCCAACTGCGTGAGCAAGGGTAGAGAAACGAGGCATATGGCCTCGTCCGTCCCAAGTTAATTTCGACACGATACTAGGTGAAGAGATGGCTAGATTTCCGGAATGCAAGGAAGAGTTCCTTGAGGATTCAGAGCCGAGCCGTCTCTTATTGCTGCTCGGCTGTGGCGAAGCGCCACGTTTCGCTGTGTCGCAAGTCAAGCTATTTGGATAGTGTCTCCTTAGTCGCGACAATTGACCGTTTGTGCAGCTTCCCTGGAAAAGTAATGAACCATTGCGGGAAGCATGCCGCAACTGAGCACGACACAGGTTTTTGGGATAGAACCAGCCCAAAGGAGTATTGTTGGCAGATGCGGGATGCGATGAGGCCTTGATGAATCCTGGTAAGGGCAAGATTCCTGAAAAGGGTTGTGCTCCGCGCGTTGGCCTGCAGGTGCGGCTGCTCATTTATTGAAGGATTGCGTGGCCACCAGATCGTCAATGCCGATGACAAAATTTCACAATTATCAGTCGACATCATTGCGTGAAATTGAAATTGTGATTGAACAGATGTGTTCTCCAGCAGCAGATATAGCTTTTAGCATCTCACGTGATTTAGGCAAGACACCGTACCGTGCGTTCATCACAATCGCTAGGCCGCCGCATGGTCCGCGCTATCTTCAAGGAAAATCTAAGAAACAAATAGCCTGTAGATTCATTACCCGTAGGAGTGACTGCTTGCCGTGCCGTTGGTGCGAAGGTTGCGATGCGAAATCGAGCCCCTAACAACACATCCATTTCAGGCAACTCGCGAAATTCTTCCTTGACATGCGAGTCCACTCAGATCATTTGTTAGTGTGGGCACAAGTCATTTCTGGAATAAGTGTTCCTTCGCAAGGCCGATAGACCCTGCCCCGTCGAATTCTTTTCGCCTTACGTCGCCGTATAGACCCAAGGGGATGGGATAGCATGAAACTGCCGACCATATTCACGTGGCGTCGGGAATACTTCATAGAGGCTCAAATATCCTTCACTTTGTATAAAGTTACTTGTAATTGCGCACTCTGACTGATCACTATCTTAAACTAGTATACGCTCGTTGACACTCCACCTGGGTTTCCGGATGCCTTTATTTTCCCGTTTGACCGCTGCCGTGCGGGTCTTTACTCTGTTCCTCTTCCCTGTTCTTGCTGCATCAGTTTCACAAGAGTATGACTATGTCATCGTTGGAGGTGGACTTACGGGGTTGGTCGTTGCGAACCGATTGAGCGAGGACAAAACCAGTACGCGCCATAGAAACCGAGCCCAGAGAACAT contains these protein-coding regions:
- a CDS encoding ABC-type xenobiotic transporter; this encodes MTAPNERAIAENVVPNKVDTEKKSAGDEKLNEASKDGLITEDKEGSLKDYFRIFTYASTSDRILYTAGFAGAIAVGAALPLMTLIFGKSTAEFNQQATSQDSSNFTKNINSLVLYFIYLFVARFVIGYLSTLCICIAAARTTCALREDFLDKLLRQDVAHFDKEGSGSAATQVTTNGNRINQGIAEKLYTCIQGMSLFFSGFIVALAVQWKLALIVMSIIPAIFLITGVCIGLDAPIEAKVTKIYSQAGTLAQDAISSIRTIHAFGAHEKIVANYETYLQRAHKEGNKKSVIYGVLFSGQTFLVMSGTALAFWQGFRMFQSREIGDVGTVFTVVLSVVLGATATLLIFPQFQAITNASSAAGELFSIIDSPPTLDPLSTEGLQPSSCTGEIVVNDLRFAYPARPSAQVLQSLSLSIPAGKTTALVGPSGCGKSTLVGLLERWYQPTSGQIFLDGLDIAEYNTKWLRSNIRLIQQEPTLFQGTIYENISKGLIGAQKHLSEEEKMEIIQEACKTSNAHDFIEAMPEGYHTQVGERASMLSGGQRQRIAIARSIVSNPKILLFDEATSALDPRSEKVVQSALNRASVNKTTLIIAHKLATVMAADNIVVMKDGQIHEQGTHYKLIESDGLYAAMVRAQDLGTKVNDQDTQDELLKTAYLEEDLAPKATFQRTRSHKDTTELEREVEQLAAGTLGYSLTRCIWIMLKENKDVYYWYAATIAGGVIGGGTYPAQAIIFSRLVRVFTLQGSEAQDQANFWALMFFVLALANLFAYFTIGLACNNIGQTLTHRYRREMIERIISFDQDFFDRPENSSGSLTSKLSSAPTALQELMSANLGLMFNILVNITASSALGIAYGWKLGITLVFGGLTIIVAAGYYRIRLDQKLEASTEEHFSGSAGLATEAVTSIRTVSMLTLETSIIRRYSHILRIITNKVVRNLIFTLIPYALSQSADFLVMALGFWYGSQLIAKGEYDTTQFFVIFIAIVFGGQGVAQSFMYSTSITKAKGSANYILWLRSIKPTIRESNETNGKGPSSDGIIAMEEVEFRYKQRNTSRVLRGISMKIKPGTFAAFVGPSGCGKSTVVSLLLRFYDPISGRITMNDQDISLMSPQLYRRYMSLVQQEPPLYLGSVRENISLGLEHEPSDAEVQEACRQANALEFVTSLPEGFNTPCGSKGLQFSGGQRQRIAIARALIREPRLLLLDEATSALDTQSERIVQKALDEAAMTRTTIAVAHRLSTIRHADIIFVMEDGIIAEMGTHEELQELRGRYFATCLAQSLDQA